One genomic region from Arthrobacter sp. YN encodes:
- the argF gene encoding ornithine carbamoyltransferase produces the protein MSTSTTRHFLKDTDLSPAEQAEVLELAVRMKAAPYSVQPFAAEGNGRKTVAVIFDKTSTRTRVSFATGIADMGGNALIINPGEAQIGHKESVEDTAKVLERMVSTIVWRTGAHSGLVAMAENSKVPVINALCDDYHPCQLLADLLAVKEHKGELAGLSMAYLGDAANNMANSYLLAGVTAGMHVRISGPEGYLPAAEIVAAAEERAAETGGSVLITSDPAEALKGADVIATDTWVSMGQESEKEARMQLFREYSVDEAAMAQAAPDAVVLHCLPAYRGYEISADVIDGPQSIVWDEAENRLHAQKALMAWLMHRSGLAFVEGLSPVEGTGESTF, from the coding sequence GTGAGCACGTCAACCACCCGTCACTTCCTCAAGGACACTGACCTGAGCCCCGCCGAGCAGGCTGAGGTCCTGGAACTCGCCGTCCGGATGAAGGCAGCGCCGTACAGCGTGCAGCCCTTCGCCGCAGAGGGCAACGGCCGCAAGACTGTGGCCGTGATCTTTGACAAGACCTCCACCCGCACCCGCGTCTCGTTCGCCACGGGCATCGCAGACATGGGCGGCAACGCACTGATTATCAACCCGGGTGAAGCGCAGATCGGCCACAAGGAATCCGTGGAGGACACTGCCAAGGTCCTGGAGCGCATGGTGTCCACCATTGTGTGGCGGACCGGTGCGCACTCCGGACTGGTGGCCATGGCGGAAAATTCCAAGGTCCCGGTCATCAATGCCCTGTGCGACGATTACCACCCTTGCCAGCTCCTGGCCGACCTCCTTGCCGTCAAGGAACACAAGGGCGAGCTGGCCGGATTGAGCATGGCGTACCTGGGCGATGCCGCCAACAACATGGCCAACTCGTACCTCCTTGCCGGCGTCACTGCCGGGATGCACGTTCGGATCTCCGGGCCGGAGGGGTACCTGCCTGCCGCGGAGATTGTTGCCGCTGCAGAGGAACGCGCTGCGGAGACCGGCGGTTCGGTACTCATCACCAGCGATCCTGCCGAGGCCCTCAAGGGCGCCGACGTCATTGCAACAGACACCTGGGTCTCCATGGGCCAGGAGTCCGAAAAGGAAGCGCGGATGCAACTCTTCCGGGAGTATTCCGTGGACGAGGCCGCCATGGCGCAAGCTGCGCCGGACGCCGTCGTGCTTCACTGCCTTCCCGCTTACCGCGGTTACGAGATTTCGGCTGACGTCATCGACGGCCCGCAGTCGATCGTGTGGGACGAGGCGGAAAACCGCCTCCACGCCCAGAAGGCGCTCATGGCCTGGTTGATGCACCGCTCGGGACTTGCTTTCGTGGAGGGCCTTTCACCAGTTGAAGGTACCGGGGAGAGCACGTTCTAG
- a CDS encoding arginine repressor, translating into MSTNPSVPGASPATKTARQARITAILTGESVRSQAELAALLADDGVQVTQATLSRDLVELGAVRVRGKEGALVYAVPGEGGDRNAKSGVTQEILDARLTRLCGELLVTAEASGNIVVLRTPPGAANFLALAVDHSVMPSVLGTIAGDDTLLLVARDPDGGAELAARFLRMAEEAGPANQ; encoded by the coding sequence GTGTCCACCAACCCGTCCGTGCCGGGCGCCAGCCCAGCCACCAAGACTGCCCGCCAGGCGCGCATCACCGCGATCCTGACGGGTGAGTCAGTGCGTTCCCAGGCAGAGCTTGCAGCCCTGCTGGCGGACGACGGCGTCCAGGTCACCCAAGCCACGTTGTCCAGGGACCTCGTGGAGTTGGGCGCAGTCCGGGTCCGCGGAAAGGAAGGCGCGTTGGTTTACGCCGTTCCGGGGGAGGGCGGCGACCGCAACGCCAAGAGCGGCGTGACCCAGGAAATTCTGGATGCACGGCTGACGCGGTTGTGCGGCGAACTCCTGGTCACCGCGGAGGCCTCGGGCAATATCGTGGTCCTTCGTACCCCGCCGGGAGCGGCAAACTTCCTGGCACTGGCCGTCGACCACTCGGTGATGCCCTCTGTATTGGGTACGATCGCAGGCGACGACACTTTGCTGTTGGTCGCCCGGGATCCCGATGGCGGGGCGGAACTGGCGGCGCGTTTCCTGCGCATGGCCGAAGAAGCCGGGCCGGCCAACCAATAG